The following proteins are encoded in a genomic region of Trichocoleus sp.:
- a CDS encoding YbhN family protein produces MKPIVARLKPFLRWLILGATLFFLASALHRHWAEITDIRLDRSSLVLLFLSFGVTLLAHIWTGWVWGLILRSLGQPAIGTWAISTYLQTNIAKYLPGNVWHLYGRVVAAKNAGFPAATATLSVLLEPLLMAAAALLIALLSGLQTYRIFQTIGLVFVLAIVHPRILNPLLATVSRLKNKERSAEVGGAGERRDAQMSTQISHYPLIPLLGELGFVLLRGGGFLLTLRALTPIAPTDILPSLSGFSIAWLLGLVIPGAPGGIGVFEATTTALLSSQFSAAIILGSVALYRLISTLAEAVGAGLAWLAQRWHQGDRRGQGKN; encoded by the coding sequence GTGAAACCGATCGTCGCTCGGCTCAAGCCTTTTCTCCGCTGGCTCATTCTGGGCGCAACTCTGTTTTTTCTTGCCAGCGCCCTGCATCGACATTGGGCAGAAATTACTGATATTCGGCTCGATCGCTCTAGTCTGGTGTTGCTGTTCCTGTCGTTTGGGGTTACCTTACTGGCACATATTTGGACAGGTTGGGTCTGGGGTTTAATTCTTCGATCGCTCGGTCAGCCTGCCATTGGAACATGGGCGATCTCAACCTATTTGCAAACCAACATTGCCAAATATTTACCTGGAAATGTCTGGCATCTCTACGGTCGAGTCGTTGCAGCTAAAAATGCCGGATTCCCTGCTGCCACCGCGACGCTCAGCGTCTTGCTCGAACCCCTGCTGATGGCAGCCGCCGCATTGCTGATTGCTCTATTGAGCGGCTTACAGACTTACCGCATCTTTCAGACGATCGGGCTAGTCTTTGTTTTAGCGATCGTCCATCCCAGGATTCTCAATCCGCTGCTGGCAACTGTGAGTCGTCTGAAGAACAAGGAACGATCGGCAGAGGTGGGCGGAGCGGGAGAACGCAGGGATGCACAGATGAGTACTCAAATTTCTCACTATCCGCTCATTCCTTTACTGGGTGAATTGGGGTTTGTGTTGTTGCGGGGGGGAGGCTTTCTGCTGACTTTACGGGCACTCACACCGATCGCCCCAACAGATATTTTGCCTTCCTTGAGTGGGTTCAGCATTGCCTGGCTTTTGGGTCTGGTTATTCCAGGTGCGCCAGGAGGAATTGGGGTATTCGAGGCAACTACAACGGCACTTCTTTCGTCACAGTTTTCAGCCGCGATTATTTTGGGTAGTGTGGCGCTCTATCGACTGATCAGCACGCTGGCGGAAGCCGTTGGGGCAGGTCTAGCTTGGTTGGCGCAGCGCTGGCATCAGGGCGATCGACGGGGACAGGGGAAAAACTGA
- a CDS encoding Gfo/Idh/MocA family oxidoreductase yields the protein MQENIATGQANGPGHRQFEPIRVGVIGVGNMGQHHTRVLSLLKDVELVGVSDLNVERGLDTASKYRVRFFEDYHDLLQHVDAVCVAVPTRAHYAVGTTCLQAGVHVLIEKPIAASIAEAEALVNAAAESRCILQVGHIERFNPAFQELHKVLKTEDLLALEAHRMSPYSDRANDVSVVLDLMIHDIDLLLELVGAPVVKLTASGSRAEDSGYLDYVTAILGFANGIVATLTASKVTHRKIRRIAAHCRNSLTEADFLNNEILIHRKTTANCLTDYGQVLYRQDGLIEKVYTSNIEPLHAELEHFVTCVRGGNQPSVGGEQALKALRLASQIEQMALDGQVWHEPELNSIYVNPSKAIV from the coding sequence GTGCAGGAAAATATAGCAACTGGGCAGGCGAATGGGCCGGGACATCGCCAATTTGAGCCAATCCGGGTTGGTGTCATTGGTGTTGGGAATATGGGGCAGCACCATACTCGCGTCTTGAGCTTGCTCAAAGATGTTGAATTGGTTGGTGTTTCAGACCTCAACGTAGAGCGGGGGCTGGATACTGCCAGTAAGTACCGGGTTCGCTTCTTTGAGGACTATCACGATCTGCTTCAGCATGTTGATGCAGTTTGTGTCGCAGTTCCTACGAGAGCACACTATGCAGTTGGGACGACTTGCCTTCAGGCAGGGGTGCATGTCTTGATCGAAAAACCGATCGCTGCAAGCATCGCGGAAGCCGAAGCGCTTGTTAATGCGGCTGCGGAGTCTCGCTGTATTTTACAAGTCGGGCATATTGAACGGTTTAATCCAGCATTTCAGGAGTTGCACAAAGTCCTTAAAACTGAAGATTTGCTGGCACTGGAAGCCCATCGCATGAGTCCCTACTCCGATCGCGCTAATGATGTATCGGTGGTGCTGGACTTGATGATCCATGATATTGACCTGCTTCTGGAATTAGTGGGTGCGCCAGTTGTTAAACTGACCGCCAGCGGCAGCCGAGCTGAGGATTCTGGCTATCTGGACTATGTCACGGCAATTTTAGGGTTTGCCAATGGCATCGTGGCAACGCTAACTGCCAGCAAGGTCACCCATCGAAAAATTCGTCGGATCGCGGCTCACTGCCGGAATTCACTCACTGAAGCTGATTTTCTTAACAACGAAATTCTAATCCACCGCAAAACAACCGCAAACTGCCTGACTGACTACGGTCAGGTGCTTTATCGCCAGGATGGCTTGATTGAGAAGGTTTACACCAGCAATATTGAACCCCTCCATGCTGAATTAGAGCATTTTGTAACTTGTGTGCGGGGCGGAAATCAGCCTTCTGTTGGGGGCGAACAAGCGCTTAAAGCCCTTCGCTTGGCAAGCCAGATCGAGCAAATGGCGCTAGATGGACAGGTTTGGCATGAACCCGAACTGAACTCCATCTATGTCAATCCCTCCAAGGCGATCGTCTAG
- a CDS encoding ATP-binding protein yields the protein MTAQHPSFTLRQQIASLLLYQSVLQTEVGRAFLDLLQSFQQPNDGLNCLQAYGRWFNALAATGQSWQTSLLTQVLQADNAFTRQVEQVDLSGLPPALLSAAKQDLRTLQHLYTCPSTQLSKWVQAAAGLPVAPIAWDAPLNKIKNDHLSTIQSKLEAMPDWADALDLMAAHYRVAGSGLFAIYHACRWQTGQLVGIACPDQIQLETLVGYETQKETLIKNTDALLAGYPALHVLLYGSRGSGKSSLVKALLQAYRHQGLRVVEVAKADLQALPEIIDRLRDVPQKFIVFVDDLSFEEDDDAYKALKVVLEGNLTARPQNVVVYATSNRRHLIREFFGDRPRPSDADEIHTWDTLQEKLSFSDRFGLTLTFNPADQSTYLEIVRHLAQQAGIQIEPQDLEFRALQWATRHNGRSGRTARQFVDFLQAEIALSQSY from the coding sequence ATGACAGCCCAGCATCCCTCATTCACGTTAAGACAGCAGATTGCCTCCCTGCTCCTGTACCAGTCTGTGCTGCAAACTGAAGTTGGCAGGGCTTTTCTCGATTTGCTGCAAAGCTTTCAGCAGCCTAATGATGGTCTAAATTGTTTACAAGCATATGGTCGCTGGTTCAATGCGCTGGCAGCAACAGGTCAAAGCTGGCAAACCTCTCTCCTGACCCAGGTTTTGCAAGCGGATAATGCCTTTACTCGTCAGGTGGAGCAAGTAGATCTCTCCGGGCTACCTCCTGCCCTTCTAAGTGCTGCAAAGCAAGATTTACGAACACTTCAACATCTATATACTTGCCCTAGCACTCAATTGAGTAAATGGGTACAGGCGGCCGCCGGACTGCCCGTCGCGCCGATCGCTTGGGACGCTCCTTTAAATAAAATAAAAAACGATCACCTTTCCACCATTCAGTCGAAGCTAGAGGCAATGCCTGACTGGGCAGATGCGCTAGACCTGATGGCGGCTCACTATCGAGTTGCGGGTTCTGGGCTGTTTGCTATTTATCACGCCTGCCGCTGGCAAACTGGGCAACTAGTGGGGATTGCCTGCCCTGACCAGATTCAACTGGAAACGCTGGTGGGATATGAGACACAAAAAGAGACACTGATCAAAAATACGGATGCATTGCTCGCGGGCTACCCGGCACTGCATGTTTTGCTTTATGGTAGCCGTGGCTCTGGCAAATCCTCGCTTGTTAAGGCACTTTTGCAAGCCTATCGGCATCAAGGCCTACGGGTGGTTGAAGTCGCTAAGGCAGACCTGCAAGCACTCCCCGAAATTATCGATCGGCTGCGCGATGTCCCTCAAAAATTCATTGTTTTTGTTGATGACCTGTCTTTTGAGGAAGATGATGATGCTTACAAAGCTCTGAAGGTTGTTTTAGAGGGAAATTTAACGGCACGACCTCAAAATGTAGTCGTTTATGCAACCTCAAATCGACGCCATTTAATTCGAGAGTTCTTTGGCGATCGTCCTCGTCCTAGTGATGCGGACGAAATTCACACCTGGGATACGCTCCAGGAAAAACTATCGTTCAGCGATCGGTTTGGCTTAACCCTGACCTTTAACCCTGCTGACCAGTCAACCTACCTGGAGATTGTGCGTCATCTGGCACAGCAGGCGGGCATCCAAATTGAGCCACAAGATCTGGAATTTCGGGCACTGCAATGGGCAACCCGGCATAATGGGCGATCGGGCAGAACGGCTCGTCAATTTGTGGACTTTTTGCAGGCAGAAATTGCCTTGAGCCAGTCTTACTGA
- a CDS encoding TMEM14 family protein yields MMNLAILATVIYGILSIGGGILGYTKVKSTVSLASGIVSGVLLLLGGILQQQGNPFGLIFSVIVTGILIAVFIVRLVKTRKFMPAGVMVIAGAIVLITILLQNQGLSFSS; encoded by the coding sequence ATGATGAATTTAGCAATTCTTGCAACAGTTATCTACGGCATTCTATCGATCGGCGGCGGCATTTTAGGCTACACAAAAGTAAAAAGTACAGTCTCTCTCGCTTCTGGAATTGTCAGTGGTGTACTTTTACTGCTGGGAGGCATTCTTCAACAGCAGGGCAATCCGTTTGGGCTAATTTTCTCAGTCATTGTAACTGGTATTCTCATTGCTGTCTTTATTGTTCGACTGGTTAAAACGCGTAAATTTATGCCTGCCGGGGTAATGGTCATTGCAGGAGCGATCGTTCTAATTACCATACTGCTTCAGAACCAAGGCTTGTCTTTTAGCTCCTAA
- a CDS encoding DUF5009 domain-containing protein — translation MWLWSASPIPWLFQFYYLKYLFTVLPGTIAGDQLLHWLQNSCEFDRPALTAGTQRFWLISVWMLLIPAVLLVGLQARWLWQTTILSFVPCGVG, via the coding sequence ATATGGCTTTGGAGTGCATCCCCGATTCCCTGGCTGTTTCAGTTCTACTATCTGAAATATCTGTTTACTGTGCTTCCCGGTACGATCGCGGGTGATCAATTGCTTCATTGGCTGCAAAATAGTTGCGAGTTTGATCGTCCTGCCTTGACTGCTGGCACTCAACGATTCTGGCTCATTTCAGTTTGGATGCTGCTCATTCCTGCCGTTCTATTAGTTGGCTTACAGGCAAGATGGCTCTGGCAAACTACAATTCTTAGCTTTGTTCCCTGTGGTGTTGGCTAG
- a CDS encoding Mo-dependent nitrogenase C-terminal domain-containing protein has translation MKASQIKATPSDSQNLTLASWIWMEPSETTELSNSISALQPHRKPAFDVFSPLRRGLDRLEVQNPKLARSLCRLIPAQCPFERDIELFGRTVLHIPPLCKLNPLYEEVVALRFRALCYLADVCGEDVTRFC, from the coding sequence ATGAAAGCCTCCCAGATCAAAGCTACTCCCTCCGACAGCCAAAATCTCACACTTGCCAGTTGGATTTGGATGGAACCATCTGAAACCACCGAGCTATCAAATTCGATTAGTGCTCTACAACCACACAGAAAGCCTGCTTTTGATGTGTTTTCACCTCTGCGTCGCGGTCTTGATCGGCTCGAAGTTCAAAATCCAAAGTTGGCTCGCTCACTCTGTCGTTTAATTCCGGCGCAGTGCCCTTTTGAACGAGATATCGAACTATTTGGACGGACGGTACTACATATCCCACCACTCTGTAAGCTGAATCCACTTTACGAAGAAGTCGTTGCACTCCGATTCCGGGCACTGTGCTATCTTGCTGATGTTTGTGGTGAAGATGTGACGCGCTTCTGCTAG
- a CDS encoding ribonuclease J: MSQNGSANTLKVIPLGGLHEIGKNTCVFEYNDEIVLLDAGLAFPTDGMHGVNIVLPDTTYLRENRHKIKGMIVTHGHEDHIGGIPFHLKQFDVPVIYGPRLAMSLLHDKLEEAGVADRTELRPVRPREMVRVGTYFLVEYIRNTHSIADSFSVAIHTPAGVVIHTGDFKFDHTPVDGESFDIQRLAEHGEKGVLCLISDSTNSEVPGFTPSERSVFPNLDRIFSQAQGRLIVTTFASSVHRVNMILELAKKQGRVVSVLGRSMLNVIAHARTLGYIKCDDNLFVPLNMVNKMPDEKVLILTTGSQGEPMAAMTRIANQEHRQVKIRPGDTVVFSANPIPGNTIAVVNTIDKLMMQGANVIYGRDKGIHVSGHGAQEDQKLMLALTRPKFFLPVHGEHRMLVKHSQTAQSMGIPAENMVIINNGDVVEVTQDSIRIADKVQSGIELVDSAHAGVVRDQVLKERQKLAEEGIITIAAAIGWNGELIAKPEVHLRGVATTMEQARIEQAISQTIQVVVSDRWSEYAQSLGSTVEVDWIRVRSNTEAELRRLLKRELQNSPTVLFLLQTPIEKPVSTARRQRSTAKVAS, translated from the coding sequence ATGAGTCAAAACGGTTCTGCAAATACTCTCAAAGTCATTCCCCTGGGTGGATTGCACGAAATTGGCAAGAATACTTGCGTCTTTGAGTACAACGATGAAATTGTTCTATTGGATGCCGGTTTAGCGTTCCCCACGGATGGAATGCATGGTGTCAACATTGTTCTGCCAGATACCACTTATCTGCGTGAGAACCGCCATAAAATCAAGGGCATGATTGTCACGCACGGGCATGAAGACCATATCGGTGGCATTCCCTTTCACTTAAAGCAGTTTGATGTGCCAGTGATCTATGGTCCTCGTCTGGCAATGTCTTTATTGCATGACAAATTAGAAGAAGCTGGTGTTGCTGATCGCACCGAATTGCGCCCTGTTCGTCCGCGTGAAATGGTACGGGTTGGAACTTACTTCTTAGTCGAGTACATCCGCAATACTCACTCGATCGCCGACAGCTTTAGCGTTGCTATCCACACACCGGCGGGTGTTGTAATCCATACGGGTGACTTTAAATTTGACCATACGCCTGTAGATGGCGAGTCATTCGATATTCAGCGGTTGGCAGAGCATGGCGAAAAAGGAGTGCTTTGTCTAATTAGTGACTCCACAAACTCGGAAGTTCCTGGCTTCACCCCGTCAGAACGATCGGTCTTCCCCAACCTCGATCGCATATTTAGTCAAGCTCAGGGACGCTTAATTGTCACGACATTTGCCTCCTCAGTTCACCGAGTCAATATGATTCTAGAACTGGCGAAGAAGCAAGGGCGCGTCGTTTCAGTCCTAGGTCGTTCTATGCTGAACGTGATCGCTCATGCTCGGACATTGGGCTACATTAAGTGTGATGATAACCTGTTTGTGCCGCTCAACATGGTCAACAAGATGCCAGATGAGAAGGTCTTAATTCTCACCACTGGGTCTCAAGGTGAACCAATGGCAGCGATGACCCGAATCGCGAATCAAGAGCATCGTCAGGTGAAAATTCGTCCGGGTGATACGGTTGTCTTCTCTGCGAACCCAATTCCCGGCAATACGATCGCTGTGGTCAATACGATCGACAAGTTAATGATGCAGGGCGCAAATGTGATCTATGGTCGTGATAAAGGCATTCACGTCTCTGGTCATGGTGCTCAAGAAGACCAGAAGCTAATGCTGGCGCTAACTCGTCCTAAGTTCTTCCTTCCAGTTCACGGAGAACACCGGATGCTGGTGAAGCATTCTCAAACAGCTCAAAGCATGGGAATTCCGGCTGAGAACATGGTGATTATCAACAATGGAGACGTTGTTGAAGTGACACAAGACAGTATCCGGATTGCTGATAAAGTGCAATCAGGCATTGAACTTGTAGATTCTGCCCATGCTGGCGTAGTCCGAGATCAAGTCCTCAAAGAGCGCCAAAAGCTTGCAGAAGAAGGCATTATTACGATCGCAGCTGCAATTGGCTGGAATGGTGAACTGATCGCCAAACCCGAAGTCCACTTGCGTGGGGTCGCGACGACGATGGAGCAAGCCAGAATTGAGCAAGCAATTTCTCAAACTATTCAGGTCGTTGTTAGCGATCGGTGGTCTGAGTATGCTCAAAGCTTAGGCAGCACAGTCGAAGTCGATTGGATTCGAGTTCGTTCTAACACTGAGGCTGAACTGCGACGACTGCTTAAGCGGGAGCTGCAAAACAGTCCTACAGTTCTCTTCTTGCTGCAAACTCCGATCGAGAAGCCTGTTTCAACTGCCCGCAGACAGCGATCGACAGCGAAAGTAGCATCGTAG
- the dapA gene encoding 4-hydroxy-tetrahydrodipicolinate synthase, with amino-acid sequence MTDFGRVLTAMITPFQEDGSVNFEVAEALAVHLVEQGSDTLVICGTTGESPTLSWSEEHDLFQVIQKAVAGKAKIIAGTGSNSTSEAVTATQKASKIGVDGTLQVVPYYNKPPQAGLYQHFKSIAEASPELPMILYNIPGRTGQNLLPETVAQLAEIPNIIAIKEASGNLDQVSQVRRLTPPTFKIYSGDDSLTMPILSVGGSGVVSVASHLVGSELQQMIQAFEQGKVQVATQIHIKLFALFKALFVSTNPIPVKAALRLQGWQVGSTRLPLAEDSLELTPILKPIMAELGLLKAG; translated from the coding sequence GTGACGGATTTTGGACGCGTTTTGACTGCGATGATCACGCCCTTCCAGGAGGACGGTAGCGTGAACTTTGAGGTGGCTGAAGCATTAGCAGTGCATCTCGTAGAGCAGGGTAGCGATACGCTCGTAATATGCGGAACAACTGGGGAATCTCCAACTCTAAGCTGGAGTGAGGAGCACGATCTCTTTCAGGTGATCCAGAAGGCAGTTGCTGGAAAAGCAAAGATCATTGCCGGGACAGGTTCCAACTCAACCTCTGAAGCTGTCACAGCAACACAAAAAGCGTCTAAAATAGGAGTAGATGGAACGCTCCAAGTTGTTCCCTACTACAATAAGCCGCCGCAAGCAGGGCTATATCAGCATTTCAAGTCGATCGCTGAGGCTAGTCCTGAGTTGCCGATGATTCTCTATAACATTCCTGGTCGGACAGGGCAAAACTTACTTCCTGAGACAGTTGCTCAACTTGCCGAGATACCGAATATCATTGCCATTAAGGAAGCAAGTGGTAATCTTGACCAAGTAAGCCAGGTGCGCCGCCTCACTCCTCCGACGTTCAAAATCTACTCCGGTGATGATTCTTTGACAATGCCCATCTTGTCAGTTGGAGGCAGTGGTGTTGTCAGCGTTGCCAGTCACCTAGTTGGTTCTGAATTGCAGCAAATGATTCAGGCGTTTGAACAAGGTAAGGTGCAGGTAGCAACACAAATTCACATCAAGCTGTTCGCCTTATTCAAAGCTCTGTTTGTATCGACAAACCCGATTCCCGTTAAAGCGGCACTCCGGCTTCAAGGTTGGCAAGTTGGTTCAACCCGTCTACCGCTCGCGGAAGATTCGCTCGAACTGACCCCTATCTTAAAACCAATTATGGCAGAGCTTGGCTTACTGAAAGCAGGATGA
- a CDS encoding aspartate-semialdehyde dehydrogenase — MPQTYKVAILGATGAVGTELLELLDQRHFPLADLKLLASPRSAGQKLTFQGETLQIEAVDDDAFDGVDLVLASAGGSVSKAWAAKAVAAGAVMIDNSSAFRMDPQVPLVVPEVNPQAAAGHRGIIANPNCTTILMSVAVYPLHCIQPVQRLVAATYQSASGAGARAMEEVKVQSRAILQGEEPKAEIFPYPLAFNLFPHNSSLNEMGYCEEEMKMVNETRKIFGAPEMRITATCVRVPVLRAHSEALNLEFASPFSVAQAREVLSQAPGVKLVEDWKANHFPMPIEASGKDEVLVGRIRQDISNPNGLELWLSGDQIRKGAALNAVQIAELMVAQDLIYPVTVEAGSRTR; from the coding sequence TTGCCCCAAACGTATAAAGTTGCTATTCTTGGCGCAACAGGCGCAGTTGGTACTGAATTACTAGAGTTATTAGACCAGCGTCACTTTCCCCTTGCTGACCTAAAACTGCTTGCATCTCCTCGCTCAGCAGGGCAAAAATTGACGTTTCAGGGCGAAACCCTTCAAATTGAAGCGGTAGACGATGACGCATTTGACGGCGTTGATCTTGTTTTGGCATCCGCAGGCGGATCAGTCTCAAAAGCTTGGGCAGCTAAAGCCGTTGCCGCAGGCGCAGTGATGATCGACAACTCTAGCGCCTTCCGCATGGACCCTCAAGTTCCACTCGTTGTACCAGAGGTTAATCCACAGGCTGCTGCAGGGCATCGGGGTATCATTGCAAACCCCAACTGCACAACAATTCTGATGTCAGTTGCAGTCTATCCTTTACATTGCATCCAGCCAGTTCAACGCTTAGTCGCAGCGACTTATCAATCGGCAAGTGGAGCTGGAGCCAGAGCAATGGAGGAAGTCAAGGTGCAGTCACGGGCAATCCTGCAAGGAGAGGAGCCAAAGGCTGAAATTTTCCCTTACCCACTCGCCTTTAATTTATTTCCTCATAATTCTTCTCTCAATGAGATGGGCTACTGTGAGGAAGAAATGAAAATGGTTAACGAGACCCGCAAAATCTTTGGTGCTCCGGAGATGCGAATTACTGCGACCTGTGTACGGGTTCCCGTACTGCGTGCCCACTCGGAAGCCCTTAACCTGGAGTTTGCATCACCCTTTAGCGTTGCTCAGGCTCGCGAAGTGCTCAGTCAGGCTCCTGGCGTGAAGCTAGTTGAGGACTGGAAAGCAAATCATTTTCCGATGCCAATCGAAGCTAGCGGTAAGGATGAGGTGTTAGTGGGTCGTATTCGTCAAGACATTTCTAACCCAAATGGTCTGGAACTCTGGCTGAGCGGCGATCAAATTCGTAAGGGTGCAGCCCTCAATGCAGTTCAAATTGCTGAACTGATGGTTGCCCAAGATCTAATTTATCCTGTGACGGTTGAGGCAGGTAGTCGCACTCGCTAA
- the tig gene encoding trigger factor has product MKVTQEKLPASQIGLEIEVTPEMSQQAYEKTLQEFTRSVNIPGFRRGKVPRQVLIQRFGSARIKAAVVEDLIQSSLKTALEQESIEALGNFELRSSFDELVNQFEPGSTLTFSAAVDVPPDAKLTQYTGLTVQAEEVKEDAERVDQVLEDYQKRSATLVPVEDRAAEAGDLATVDFTGHLVPETEGEEATEIPGGSAEDFQIELSEGKFIEGFVDGIIGMKPGETKEISVQFPEGYPQADLAGKPATFTITMKELKARELPELDDDFAQEVSEYETLAELRESLEKRFKEEAERKTKDNKQEALLSELINHIEVELPETLVKREVDYSITQTAMQLSQQGMDIKSTFTQEVVSMLREQARPEAIKRLKRTMALGEIAKAESIKVESAEVEAKVKEFLENQNSEEIDLERLQGVVEDDLLKDKILDWLEQNNTIELVPEGSLKTEPEAEADEEAEFEAESETEPETIAADSAVVDVAAETVTDSSETAAEEPTPKKSKSQKSKN; this is encoded by the coding sequence ATGAAAGTAACCCAGGAAAAACTGCCCGCTAGTCAAATCGGTTTAGAAATCGAAGTGACACCTGAGATGTCACAACAGGCTTATGAGAAAACTTTGCAAGAGTTTACTCGCTCTGTCAATATTCCTGGGTTTCGTAGAGGGAAAGTACCTCGCCAGGTTTTGATTCAGCGATTTGGCTCGGCTCGAATTAAAGCAGCCGTTGTAGAAGATTTAATTCAAAGCAGCCTGAAAACGGCTCTAGAGCAGGAAAGTATTGAGGCACTTGGCAATTTTGAGCTACGGTCCTCTTTTGATGAGCTTGTAAATCAGTTTGAGCCAGGCTCTACCCTGACTTTTTCTGCTGCGGTTGATGTCCCTCCTGATGCCAAGCTGACGCAATATACTGGCTTGACGGTTCAGGCAGAGGAAGTGAAGGAAGACGCAGAACGAGTCGATCAGGTGCTGGAAGATTATCAGAAGCGATCGGCAACCCTGGTTCCAGTTGAGGATCGGGCGGCTGAAGCAGGCGATTTGGCAACGGTAGACTTCACAGGTCATCTGGTTCCAGAAACGGAAGGGGAAGAAGCTACCGAAATTCCAGGTGGCAGCGCAGAAGATTTTCAAATTGAATTATCGGAAGGCAAATTTATTGAGGGTTTTGTCGATGGCATTATCGGCATGAAGCCTGGCGAAACCAAGGAAATCTCGGTTCAGTTCCCGGAAGGCTATCCTCAAGCCGATTTGGCTGGCAAACCAGCAACCTTCACGATCACAATGAAAGAACTGAAGGCGAGAGAGCTGCCAGAACTGGACGATGATTTTGCCCAGGAAGTGAGTGAATATGAAACCTTGGCAGAGCTACGAGAATCTTTGGAAAAGCGCTTTAAGGAAGAAGCTGAGCGTAAAACCAAAGACAACAAGCAGGAAGCCCTGCTGAGTGAGTTGATTAACCATATTGAAGTAGAGCTGCCTGAAACGTTGGTTAAGCGAGAAGTGGATTACTCCATTACGCAAACCGCGATGCAGTTGAGCCAACAGGGGATGGACATCAAGTCCACCTTTACGCAGGAAGTGGTTTCGATGCTGCGCGAACAAGCCCGTCCGGAGGCAATCAAGCGGCTGAAGCGAACAATGGCACTGGGTGAGATCGCTAAGGCAGAATCGATCAAGGTTGAGTCTGCTGAGGTGGAAGCCAAGGTAAAGGAATTCTTGGAGAACCAAAATTCTGAGGAGATTGACCTTGAGCGGCTACAGGGCGTTGTCGAAGATGACCTGCTTAAGGACAAGATTCTGGATTGGCTAGAACAGAACAATACGATCGAATTAGTTCCTGAAGGTTCTTTGAAAACTGAACCAGAAGCTGAAGCCGACGAAGAAGCTGAATTTGAGGCTGAATCTGAGACTGAGCCAGAAACGATCGCAGCAGATTCTGCAGTGGTTGACGTAGCCGCTGAAACTGTCACCGACAGCTCCGAAACTGCAGCGGAAGAACCTACGCCTAAAAAGTCAAAATCTCAAAAGTCGAAGAATTAA
- the clpP gene encoding ATP-dependent Clp endopeptidase proteolytic subunit ClpP: MYNSQSANSDYLSIRPPELYSFGSHPIESVASVSNGVVPMVVEQSGRGERAFDIYSRLLRERIVFLGTQVDDVIADAIVAQLLFLDAEDPERDIQLYINSPGGSVTAGMAIYDTMQQVRPDVVTICYGLAASMGAFLLAGGAAGKRLSLPSSRIMIHQPLGGAQGQAVDIEIQAREILYHKRTLNELLAYHTGQPLERIEADTERDFFMSAEEAKNYGLIDQVISRQNLPMPGESITAVQ, translated from the coding sequence ATGTACAATTCCCAATCTGCCAATTCTGATTACTTGAGCATTCGTCCCCCCGAACTCTACTCGTTTGGCAGCCATCCGATTGAATCGGTTGCTTCTGTCTCCAATGGTGTTGTGCCAATGGTCGTGGAGCAATCGGGTCGGGGTGAACGCGCCTTTGATATCTATTCACGGTTGCTGCGGGAGCGAATTGTGTTTCTGGGAACCCAGGTTGATGACGTGATTGCCGATGCGATCGTGGCACAACTGCTGTTTCTTGATGCTGAAGATCCTGAAAGAGACATTCAGCTTTACATCAATTCCCCTGGCGGTTCAGTGACCGCAGGTATGGCAATCTATGACACGATGCAGCAGGTTCGTCCTGATGTTGTCACGATTTGCTATGGTTTAGCTGCTAGTATGGGTGCGTTTCTGTTAGCAGGGGGTGCAGCCGGAAAACGTCTCTCTTTGCCAAGTTCCCGCATTATGATCCACCAACCCCTCGGTGGAGCACAGGGACAAGCCGTTGATATTGAGATTCAAGCCAGAGAAATTCTGTATCACAAACGCACGCTAAACGAATTGTTGGCTTATCATACTGGACAGCCACTCGAACGGATTGAAGCAGATACAGAACGCGACTTCTTTATGTCCGCTGAGGAAGCGAAAAACTACGGTTTGATTGATCAGGTGATTAGTCGTCAAAATCTGCCGATGCCAGGTGAATCCATTACCGCAGTGCAGTAA